Below is a window of Halarcobacter anaerophilus DNA.
AACTTTTTACCTCATCTGTTATTTCTCTTATTTTTGATAAAAGTTCATCATCTTTTAATAAAGAGATTCCTAACTCTTTAATCTCATCACCCGTACAGTCAAGCCCTAGTTTTCCTCCTACTGCAAATTTCGGACTAGAGTGGTCAAGAGCATCTACTACACCTTTTGATATAAGCATATCATCAATATCTATTCTATTTAATATATATTCCGTAATTGCTTTATGGTCAACAAGTTCCGGTGCATCTTCTCCTACAAAAATTGCATGTTTTACAAAACTCATCTGCCCTACTCCCCAAAAAGCGTGCATCATCTGACTTGCATGTCCTGGATAAAGTGTTTTTATTTTTGCCAAAATAAGATTATGGAATACTCCGTTTTCAGGCATATAATAATCAATTAAATCAGGGGCAGTGGTTCTAAGAAGAGGTAAAAATATTCTTTCCGTTGCATGTCCCATATATTTATCTTCTAAGGGAGGTTTTCCTACAACTGTTGCCAAATAAGTAGGCTCTTTTTTGCTGGTTATTGCACTTATTTCTAAAAAGGGATACTCCTCTTCTAAAGTATAATAACCTGTATGATCTCCAAAAGGTCCCTCTATTTTCATCTTTGAAGTGTCAACAAAACCTTCAATAACAAAGTCATTGTCTTTTGGAATCCAAATGTCATTTGTAATAGATTTTACAAGCTGTGCATTTTTGTTTTTTACAAAACCATAAAGCATTAATTCAAAAATTCCGATTGGAAGAGGAGCCTGTCCGCACCAAATATACATCGGATCTCCGCCGATTCCTATTGATACGGGCATTTTTTTGCCTGCTTTTTTATACTCATGAAAAAAGTGGTTTGAGTCTTTGTGTATTTGCCAATGCATTCCAAGAGTATAATCATCATAAACCTGAAGTCTATACATACCCAAATTTTTCATTTCACCGTTTAAAGAAGTAGTATAAACTTGTCCCATCGTAATAAAAGGACCTCCGTCTTGCTCCCAAGTTGTTAAAATAGGTAAATCAGATAATTTTGCATCTTTTCCTAACTTAATAATCTGCTGGCATTCACCTTTACCTCTGTTTTTTTTAGGTATTGTATTTTTCAAAGCAAATAGTTTACCGAAAGTAGAAAGCTTTTCGGAAAAAGTCGAAGGCGGTTTCATTTTAAGCAAAGACTCTATCTCTTTACTTATTTCATCCCCATCCCCTATAAACAGTTTTACAGCTTTTTCATTACAAAAAACATTCATTAAAACAGGAGTATCAAATTTTTTGCCGTTTTTTTTATCAATCACATTTGTAAAAAGAAGTGCTTTTGAGTCCTCTTTTTTTACTTCAACATATGCAATATGAGGAATTTCTAAATAGATATCCAGTTCATCATCAATTACTCTTAACAAATTATTCTTTTTTAAAATTTCTATTGCTTCTTTCATTTTGCCCTCTAACCTAAAAATTAGTCTAAATCTTATATCATTTTATCAATAAAAAAAAGTTTATAATAGGGATATTTTATATGATTTATAATTTTGATGAAATAATTGATAGAAAAGATACATCTTGCGTAAAGTATGATGCATTAGAAAAATACTTCGGATATAAAGATTTACAACCTTTATGGGTTGCAGATATGGATTTTAAAACTCCTGATGTGATAATAAAAGCACTGAAAGAGAAAGCAAATAAAGGACTTTTCGGTTATCCTATTTCAACACAAAAAACAGATACTTTGGTAAAAGAGTGGATGAAAAAAAGACATAACTGGGAAATTGAAGAGTCTTGGATAAGTTATGTAAACGGTGTAGTTCCGGCTTACAGTGCAGCTGTTGAAGCATTTAGTGAAGAAGGTGATGAAATAATCGTACAAACACCTGTCTATTTTCCTTTGTTTAACCATATAAAATCAAATAATAGAAAAATGATTACTAATCCTTTAATAGAAGATAATGGTTATTATAAAATGGATTTAGAAGATTTAAAAGCAAAAATTACCCCGAAAACAAAAATATTCGTACTTTGCTCTCCTCACAATCCTGTCGGACGAGTTTGGAGTAAAGAGGAGCTTGAAGAACTTGCAAAAATCTGTTTAGAACACAATATATTAATGATAAGTGATGAAATCCATGCAGATATCGTATTTAAAAAATTTACGCCTTTAGCCTCTATTTCAGAAGAGATTGCAGATAATACCTTAACATTGAACTCTCCTGGTAAAACATTTAATACAGCTGGTTTAAATTGTGCTTATGCAATTTGCAAAAATAAATCAATTATGAAGAAGTTTATGGTTGAGGCACAAAGAAGAGGAATTACTTCAGTTAACGTATTCGGTTATGTTGCACTTGAAGCTGCATATGAGTTTGCAGAACCCTGGTTGGAAGAATTATTAGTTTATCTGAAAAATAACATAAGTTATACAAAAGATTATTTAACAAAGTATAATAGTAAAGTTACCTTTTTAGAGCCTCAAGCGACATATTTACTTTGGTTAAACTTTAAAAATACTATTAGTGATTATAACAAAGTGAAACAAAAGTTATTAGAAGAAGCACAAATTGCATTAAATGAAGGAACAAGCTTTGGAATCGATGGAAAGGGCTATTTTAGGCTTAACTGTGCACTTTCTAAGAATAAATTAGAGGAGGCTTTGGGTAAAATAGTTACACATTTTTAGAGCAAAAAAGTAAAGAGTATTACCATTCTTCTCACTGAAAAATTAAGTGTAACTAATTTTTACCATATGACCACATAGTTACGCAAAATATTGTACAATTCTCTAAACAATACAACATATGGGATAGATTATGTCAACACATTTAATTCTTTCTTCGGTAATATTTGTTGCACTTGCGCTTATATTAGTAGGTGTATTCTTACTTACAAGATATCTTGGGCCAAATAAAACTGAAGACAAACTTAAAAACACCGTATATGAAAGTGGAGTTACAAATCCTGTCGGAAGCACAAATATAAGATTCTCAGTTAAATTTTATTTAGTTGCAATAGGTTTTCTACTTTTTGATGTAGAGATTATTTTTATGTTTCCATGGGCTGTAAATATCCTGGAACTTGGCTTTGCAGGTATCATTAAAATGTTTATTTTTATTGGATTACTTTTT
It encodes the following:
- a CDS encoding menaquinone biosynthesis decarboxylase; protein product: MKEAIEILKKNNLLRVIDDELDIYLEIPHIAYVEVKKEDSKALLFTNVIDKKNGKKFDTPVLMNVFCNEKAVKLFIGDGDEISKEIESLLKMKPPSTFSEKLSTFGKLFALKNTIPKKNRGKGECQQIIKLGKDAKLSDLPILTTWEQDGGPFITMGQVYTTSLNGEMKNLGMYRLQVYDDYTLGMHWQIHKDSNHFFHEYKKAGKKMPVSIGIGGDPMYIWCGQAPLPIGIFELMLYGFVKNKNAQLVKSITNDIWIPKDNDFVIEGFVDTSKMKIEGPFGDHTGYYTLEEEYPFLEISAITSKKEPTYLATVVGKPPLEDKYMGHATERIFLPLLRTTAPDLIDYYMPENGVFHNLILAKIKTLYPGHASQMMHAFWGVGQMSFVKHAIFVGEDAPELVDHKAITEYILNRIDIDDMLISKGVVDALDHSSPKFAVGGKLGLDCTGDEIKELGISLLKDDELLSKIREITDEVKSLKQYFINTKNPITVISVDKNRNQKHLFEDLKSLYTNLKILVIVDDAHQNDVNNPYMLLWRVVNNIDSNRDIFIDSNTICIDGTNKNTLDNFNRRWPDDVDCTKEVISSLRKRGILDIDDEFIKKYQL
- a CDS encoding MalY/PatB family protein, with product MIYNFDEIIDRKDTSCVKYDALEKYFGYKDLQPLWVADMDFKTPDVIIKALKEKANKGLFGYPISTQKTDTLVKEWMKKRHNWEIEESWISYVNGVVPAYSAAVEAFSEEGDEIIVQTPVYFPLFNHIKSNNRKMITNPLIEDNGYYKMDLEDLKAKITPKTKIFVLCSPHNPVGRVWSKEELEELAKICLEHNILMISDEIHADIVFKKFTPLASISEEIADNTLTLNSPGKTFNTAGLNCAYAICKNKSIMKKFMVEAQRRGITSVNVFGYVALEAAYEFAEPWLEELLVYLKNNISYTKDYLTKYNSKVTFLEPQATYLLWLNFKNTISDYNKVKQKLLEEAQIALNEGTSFGIDGKGYFRLNCALSKNKLEEALGKIVTHF
- a CDS encoding NADH-quinone oxidoreductase subunit A — protein: MSTHLILSSVIFVALALILVGVFLLTRYLGPNKTEDKLKNTVYESGVTNPVGSTNIRFSVKFYLVAIGFLLFDVEIIFMFPWAVNILELGFAGIIKMFIFIGLLFAGLIYMYKKKALSWD